A window from Geitlerinema sp. PCC 9228 encodes these proteins:
- the pdhA gene encoding pyruvate dehydrogenase (acetyl-transferring) E1 component subunit alpha → MVTERALPQFDASVAQIDREEGLRLYEDMVLGRVFEDKCAEMYYRGKMFGFVHLYTGQEAVSSGTIKAMREGEDYVCSTYRDHVHALSAGVSAREVMAELFGKSTGCSKGRGGSMHLFSEPHRLLGGYAFVAEGIPVAAGAAFQIKYRREVLGNENADQVVACFFGDGACNNGQFFETLNMAALWQLPILFVVENNKWAIGMAHERATSDPKIYRKAEAFNMKGVEVDGMDPLAVYHTAQEAIARARAGEGPTLIEALTYRFRGHSLADPDELRDKEEKEFWLSRDPIKRLAAYLVEQNLANQEELQAIDNRIQETVEEAVRYGQESPEPDASELFDYVFAD, encoded by the coding sequence ATGGTCACAGAAAGAGCTTTACCCCAATTTGATGCCTCCGTTGCCCAAATCGACCGCGAAGAAGGTTTGCGGCTGTACGAAGACATGGTCCTGGGGCGCGTTTTTGAAGACAAATGTGCGGAAATGTACTACCGCGGCAAGATGTTTGGCTTCGTCCACTTGTATACTGGTCAGGAAGCTGTCTCCAGCGGCACGATCAAAGCCATGCGCGAGGGAGAAGACTACGTATGCAGTACCTACCGCGACCACGTTCATGCCCTGAGTGCTGGTGTTTCTGCCCGTGAAGTGATGGCTGAGCTATTTGGCAAATCCACCGGTTGCAGCAAGGGGCGTGGCGGTTCCATGCACTTGTTTTCCGAACCCCATCGCTTGTTGGGGGGCTATGCTTTTGTGGCTGAAGGCATTCCTGTGGCTGCAGGAGCGGCATTTCAAATCAAATATCGTCGGGAAGTTCTGGGCAATGAAAATGCCGACCAAGTGGTGGCTTGTTTCTTTGGCGATGGGGCTTGCAACAACGGCCAGTTTTTTGAAACTTTGAATATGGCGGCTTTGTGGCAGTTACCGATTTTGTTTGTGGTGGAAAACAACAAGTGGGCGATTGGTATGGCTCACGAGCGGGCTACCTCCGACCCCAAAATCTATCGCAAGGCGGAGGCGTTTAATATGAAAGGGGTGGAAGTTGATGGGATGGATCCCCTGGCGGTTTACCACACGGCCCAAGAAGCGATCGCCCGCGCCCGCGCTGGGGAAGGTCCTACCCTCATCGAAGCCCTCACCTACCGCTTCCGGGGACACTCCCTCGCCGACCCCGACGAACTGCGGGATAAGGAGGAGAAAGAATTCTGGCTTTCCCGCGACCCCATTAAGCGACTGGCGGCGTATTTGGTGGAACAGAACCTAGCCAACCAAGAGGAACTGCAAGCAATCGACAACCGCATCCAGGAAACTGTGGAAGAAGCGGTTCGCTACGGGCAAGAAAGTCCCGAACCCGATGCCAGCGAGCTGTTTGATTACGTTTTTGCTGACTAG
- the dacB gene encoding D-alanyl-D-alanine carboxypeptidase/D-alanyl-D-alanine-endopeptidase codes for MNGKQSIFGGLGWGMGISCLYWLGISICQPPPAAAEETFCLEELAPRIQGVLAAASTPRSRWGILARSLGENRVLYRRHASSYLIPASTTKLLTTAAALSHFSPDFQIRTPVYARGEPPQLAQLRVVGRGDPTLTEKHFYDLAKQLSQQGVRRIDTLVADNRYFPGDWTPGSWQWEDVQAGYGAPVTSLIFRENAIKLILSPQNPSQPLAVRWAYPQASHRWQLDNQTVTGATQSSEWLQVGRDMGKRQLYLRGQLRAGSASEPVYIAVRQPIQRFLHHLRAALTTQGIAVGTTRIATSPPTVREREMAAWHSPPLGELIRETNQKSVNIYAEALLRVLGMNQNPTADSALTAGLQAVATTLADLGIDPDTYSLADGSGLSRQNLVAPQALVATLTAMYQSPYARVYRQSLASSDRGTLHHRFDQLSGKIYAKTGYMSGVRALAGYVDNSHYGPIAFSIVANHLPEPGQAQAAIDEIVGLFASVSQRCSTNVPLP; via the coding sequence GTGAACGGCAAGCAATCTATTTTCGGTGGGTTGGGATGGGGGATGGGCATTTCCTGCCTCTACTGGTTGGGAATCAGCATCTGCCAACCCCCACCAGCCGCTGCTGAGGAAACTTTTTGCCTCGAAGAACTGGCACCGCGGATCCAAGGGGTTTTAGCCGCTGCCTCAACGCCGCGATCGCGTTGGGGAATTTTGGCCCGTTCTTTAGGGGAAAATCGGGTTCTCTACCGCCGCCATGCCAGTTCCTATTTAATTCCCGCCTCTACCACCAAGCTGCTGACCACAGCAGCCGCACTATCCCATTTTTCCCCAGATTTCCAAATTCGCACGCCTGTATACGCCCGGGGGGAACCACCGCAACTGGCCCAATTGCGGGTGGTGGGACGCGGCGATCCTACCTTAACAGAAAAACATTTTTACGATCTGGCCAAGCAACTCTCGCAACAGGGAGTGCGGCGCATCGATACTTTAGTAGCAGACAATCGTTATTTCCCCGGCGACTGGACCCCTGGCAGTTGGCAGTGGGAGGACGTACAAGCCGGCTACGGTGCTCCGGTCACCAGTTTGATTTTCCGAGAAAACGCCATCAAGCTGATTTTATCGCCCCAAAATCCCAGCCAGCCCCTGGCAGTTCGTTGGGCTTACCCGCAAGCTAGCCATCGCTGGCAGCTCGACAATCAAACCGTTACCGGTGCCACCCAATCCTCGGAATGGTTGCAAGTCGGTCGGGATATGGGCAAACGCCAGTTGTATTTACGGGGTCAGTTGCGGGCGGGGTCTGCTTCCGAACCGGTTTACATCGCCGTTCGCCAGCCGATACAGCGGTTTTTGCACCATTTGCGAGCGGCCCTTACCACCCAGGGAATTGCTGTTGGAACCACCCGCATCGCCACCTCCCCTCCCACTGTCAGGGAACGGGAAATGGCTGCCTGGCATTCCCCTCCTTTGGGCGAACTCATCCGGGAGACCAATCAAAAAAGCGTTAATATCTACGCCGAAGCGTTGTTGCGTGTTTTGGGAATGAATCAAAATCCAACAGCGGACTCGGCTTTAACTGCTGGCTTGCAAGCGGTGGCAACCACCCTCGCTGATTTGGGCATCGACCCGGATACCTATTCCTTAGCCGATGGTTCTGGTTTGTCGCGGCAAAATTTGGTGGCCCCACAAGCTTTGGTAGCCACCTTAACTGCTATGTACCAGTCGCCGTACGCCCGAGTTTACCGGCAATCCCTGGCGAGTAGCGATCGCGGTACCCTCCACCATCGATTCGACCAACTAAGCGGCAAAATCTACGCCAAAACCGGCTACATGAGTGGCGTTCGAGCCTTAGCGGGCTACGTTGACAATTCCCACTACGGACCCATTGCCTTTAGCATTGTTGCCAACCATCTGCCCGAACCCGGACAAGCACAAGCCGCCATAGACGAAATTGTGGGATTGTTTGCCAGCGTTTCCCAGCGCTGCTCTACCAATGTCCCACTTCCGTAG
- a CDS encoding TRAP transporter small permease subunit yields MQILLQIAFWIDTLNEYIGRLTYWLTLVMVGVGAWNVLGRYIGQGIGQNLSSNALIEIQWYLFDLLFLFGAAYTLKHDEHVRVDLLQSRFTAKQKAVVDLLGTVLFLLPFCTAIVVYSWGAIANSWEIREMSPDPGGLPRYPIKSAILVCFLLLILQGISQAIKNIAVLTGDWQAPVEPGQREI; encoded by the coding sequence TTGCAAATTTTGCTGCAAATCGCCTTCTGGATCGATACCCTTAACGAGTATATCGGTCGCCTCACCTACTGGCTAACGCTGGTGATGGTAGGTGTGGGCGCTTGGAATGTTTTGGGAAGATATATCGGGCAGGGCATCGGACAAAATTTGAGTTCCAATGCCTTAATTGAAATTCAGTGGTACCTGTTCGACCTGTTATTTTTATTCGGCGCTGCCTATACCCTCAAACACGACGAACACGTTCGAGTGGATTTGCTGCAAAGCCGTTTCACTGCCAAACAAAAGGCGGTGGTGGATTTGTTGGGAACGGTCTTGTTTCTGCTTCCCTTTTGCACGGCGATTGTGGTGTACTCTTGGGGCGCGATCGCGAACTCTTGGGAAATTCGGGAAATGTCTCCCGACCCCGGCGGTCTGCCGCGCTATCCCATCAAATCGGCAATTTTAGTGTGTTTTCTCCTGCTCATTTTACAGGGCATTTCACAAGCCATTAAAAATATTGCCGTCCTAACAGGAGACTGGCAAGCTCCGGTAGAACCAGGACAAAGGGAAATTTAA
- a CDS encoding IMS domain-containing protein: MRIPLDYYRILGVPIQATTEQVRQYWRDRTMQLPRREYSAAAISARKQLLDEAYEVLSDPQQRQEYDSRFLAQTYERPAGSQPEASSPLESTSTQHTPSIEIRDDQLIGALIILQEVGEYEHVLQLGRPYLSSSWSQNRSTREPSQASPSPETSSAHAISEIARSDMALAVALAYLELGREQWSLGQYERAASSLEAGQALLLREGLFPQIRGEMQADLYTLRPYRILENLALPASSENSDGIQDSSSAEHRERGLRLLRETIAERGGIDGSQDDRSGLSVDDFLRFIQQVRCYMTAAQQQELFESEARRPSAVATYLAVYALIARGFAEREPALILRAKQTLIHLGRRQDVNLEKAICCLLLGQTEAANYAIELSQEEEPIQFIRQHSADSPDWLPGLCLYAERWLREEVFPYFRDLVDEDPSLKEYFADAQVQQYLEELSQQATDESAQSQWVEVPPTETATTATFEEAPTPAGSSRASFQVSIPSAWQTQSPGETSSLQAPQFPSSRGQTGSQPADAPRGGALSAAEPTYARREDRSSRSPNTSYGESRRNPYQRSGRRGSAGKDASSLKMGRLLLVGVGTLLLLWLIFSIVRGTFGWIIDRFQGGTANEVELPLSLKEPFVEIPAPEPPKPQLDGPLTAELAARTIRDWLSVKAQALGEQHRSELLSTILVDPALSRWQQRAAEAQAGNWYWQYQQHTVAVGNVTVDANNENLARVTASVREVGRLVDNGEAIRQQDSSLRVQYELLRQGDRWKIRDWEILAR; the protein is encoded by the coding sequence GTGCGAATTCCCCTCGATTACTACCGAATTTTAGGCGTGCCTATCCAGGCAACCACCGAGCAAGTGCGACAGTACTGGCGCGATCGCACCATGCAGTTGCCCCGTCGAGAATACTCGGCGGCGGCCATTTCCGCGCGCAAGCAGCTGCTAGACGAAGCCTACGAAGTTTTGTCCGATCCCCAACAACGCCAGGAATACGACAGCCGTTTTCTCGCTCAAACCTACGAGCGTCCGGCTGGCAGCCAACCAGAGGCATCCTCCCCTCTGGAAAGCACGAGCACCCAACATACGCCCAGTATTGAAATCCGCGACGACCAACTGATCGGTGCTTTAATTATCCTGCAAGAAGTGGGGGAATACGAGCATGTCTTGCAGCTCGGACGCCCCTATCTCAGCAGCAGTTGGTCCCAAAACCGTTCTACCCGGGAACCTTCCCAAGCTTCCCCCTCCCCAGAAACCAGTTCTGCCCATGCCATCTCGGAAATTGCCCGCTCGGATATGGCTCTGGCCGTAGCCTTGGCTTATCTAGAATTGGGGCGGGAACAGTGGTCGTTGGGACAGTACGAACGTGCTGCTTCCTCCTTGGAAGCCGGTCAAGCTTTGCTGTTGCGGGAAGGGCTGTTTCCGCAAATCCGTGGAGAAATGCAGGCGGATTTGTATACGTTGCGTCCCTATCGCATTTTAGAAAACTTGGCCCTGCCGGCGTCGTCAGAAAACAGCGATGGTATCCAAGACAGCAGTTCCGCGGAGCATCGCGAACGGGGATTGCGCCTGTTGCGGGAAACGATTGCCGAACGCGGTGGCATTGATGGTTCCCAAGACGACCGGTCTGGGCTGAGTGTGGATGATTTCCTGCGCTTTATCCAGCAGGTACGTTGTTACATGACGGCGGCCCAGCAACAGGAATTGTTTGAATCGGAAGCCCGCCGCCCTTCCGCGGTGGCCACCTATTTGGCGGTTTATGCTCTAATTGCCCGGGGATTTGCCGAACGGGAACCGGCTTTGATTTTGCGCGCCAAACAAACGTTGATCCATTTGGGCAGACGCCAGGATGTGAATCTGGAAAAAGCCATTTGTTGCTTGCTGTTGGGACAAACGGAGGCGGCAAACTACGCCATCGAACTTTCCCAGGAAGAGGAACCCATTCAATTTATTCGCCAGCATTCGGCCGATTCCCCCGATTGGTTACCGGGATTGTGTTTGTATGCGGAACGTTGGCTGCGCGAAGAGGTATTTCCCTATTTCCGCGATCTGGTGGATGAGGACCCCTCTTTGAAGGAATATTTTGCCGATGCCCAAGTGCAACAGTACCTGGAAGAACTGAGCCAGCAAGCAACCGACGAATCCGCCCAGAGTCAGTGGGTGGAGGTACCACCGACGGAAACGGCAACAACGGCGACTTTTGAGGAAGCACCTACACCGGCAGGGTCTTCTCGGGCTTCGTTTCAGGTTTCTATTCCCAGTGCTTGGCAAACTCAGTCTCCTGGGGAAACTTCTTCCTTACAAGCTCCTCAATTTCCCAGTTCCCGGGGGCAAACTGGGTCGCAACCCGCCGATGCCCCACGCGGTGGTGCTCTTTCTGCTGCCGAACCCACCTATGCGCGTCGAGAAGACCGCAGTTCGCGCTCGCCCAATACTTCCTATGGAGAATCCCGACGCAACCCGTACCAACGTTCCGGGCGACGGGGCAGTGCTGGCAAAGATGCCAGTTCGTTAAAAATGGGGCGTTTGCTGTTGGTGGGGGTAGGTACGCTGCTGCTGTTGTGGTTGATTTTCTCGATCGTTCGCGGCACTTTTGGTTGGATTATCGATCGCTTTCAAGGGGGAACTGCTAACGAGGTGGAGCTGCCTTTGTCTTTGAAGGAGCCTTTTGTGGAAATTCCCGCACCTGAACCCCCCAAACCCCAGCTCGATGGTCCCCTAACTGCGGAGTTGGCGGCTAGAACCATTCGCGATTGGCTGTCGGTGAAGGCGCAAGCTTTGGGAGAGCAACACAGAAGCGAGCTTTTAAGTACGATTTTGGTAGATCCGGCCCTTTCCCGGTGGCAGCAACGGGCTGCCGAAGCCCAAGCGGGGAATTGGTACTGGCAATACCAACAACATACGGTTGCGGTGGGTAACGTGACCGTTGATGCGAACAATGAAAATTTGGCTCGGGTCACCGCGAGCGTCCGCGAAGTGGGGCGGCTGGTGGATAATGGAGAGGCAATTCGCCAGCAGGATAGTTCTTTACGGGTGCAGTATGAGTTGCTCCGCCAGGGCGATCGCTGGAAAATCCGCGATTGGGAAATCCTGGCTCGATAG
- a CDS encoding TRAP transporter large permease subunit has translation MTNYEFLAPAMFGGVLLFLVMGYPTAFSLGGVAMLFTLIGMALNVFDPILWSAMPQQIFGIMNNFTLLAIPYFIFLGSMLEKSGIAEDLLETMGILLGRLRGGLAIAVVVVGTLLAATTGVVAATVVAMGLISMPTMLRYGYNHQLTAGVIAASGTLGQIIPPSVVLVVLGDRLGISVGDLFVGALIPGLLVSTAFILQVWLVAWWRPDMAPALPPEVRNVPYLGSQVLRVMVPPLLLIVLVLGSIFLGIATPTEAGALGCVGAIVLAALRNRLNWSALRGAADVTLRTTSMVIFILIGSRAFSLVFRGLGGERMVEDALLNTPGGTVGFLIISLLVVFLLGFFIDFFEIVFIVVPLLVPIAEQLGVNLIWFGILLGANIQTSFLTPPFGFALFYLRGVAPPEMKTSDIYRGVVPFIIMQLIVLVALFAFPELVTFLPSLLGN, from the coding sequence ATGACAAACTACGAATTTTTGGCACCTGCCATGTTCGGCGGTGTTTTGCTGTTTTTGGTCATGGGATATCCCACCGCCTTCTCCCTAGGAGGCGTTGCCATGCTCTTTACCCTTATTGGCATGGCTTTGAACGTATTCGACCCCATTTTGTGGTCGGCGATGCCGCAGCAGATTTTCGGCATCATGAACAATTTCACCCTCCTCGCCATTCCCTACTTTATTTTTTTGGGATCGATGCTGGAAAAATCGGGCATTGCCGAAGATTTACTGGAAACCATGGGCATTTTGCTAGGTCGCCTGCGTGGGGGATTGGCGATCGCGGTGGTCGTCGTCGGCACCTTACTGGCGGCAACCACCGGCGTGGTAGCAGCTACCGTAGTAGCTATGGGACTGATTTCCATGCCTACCATGCTGCGTTACGGATACAACCACCAGCTCACCGCCGGCGTTATCGCGGCATCAGGAACCCTAGGGCAAATCATCCCTCCCAGTGTGGTTTTGGTGGTTCTTGGCGATCGCTTGGGCATTTCTGTAGGCGATTTGTTTGTTGGCGCTTTAATTCCCGGATTACTGGTTTCCACAGCCTTTATCCTGCAAGTTTGGTTGGTGGCTTGGTGGCGACCGGATATGGCACCGGCTTTGCCTCCAGAAGTTCGCAACGTTCCCTATTTGGGGTCGCAGGTACTGCGGGTCATGGTTCCTCCACTGCTGCTGATCGTACTGGTTTTGGGCAGTATCTTTTTGGGAATTGCCACCCCCACAGAAGCCGGCGCTTTGGGCTGCGTTGGTGCTATTGTACTAGCGGCATTGAGAAACCGTCTCAATTGGTCTGCCTTGCGCGGCGCTGCCGATGTCACCCTGCGCACCACCTCCATGGTCATTTTTATTCTAATTGGCTCCCGCGCCTTCAGTTTGGTCTTCCGCGGTTTGGGTGGGGAACGTATGGTGGAAGATGCTTTGCTCAATACCCCGGGGGGAACGGTTGGCTTTCTAATTATTTCCTTGCTAGTGGTCTTTCTGCTCGGCTTTTTTATCGACTTCTTTGAAATCGTCTTTATTGTCGTTCCGTTGCTGGTTCCCATTGCCGAACAGTTGGGGGTCAACCTCATTTGGTTTGGGATTCTGCTGGGCGCTAACATCCAAACCTCTTTTTTGACGCCGCCATTTGGGTTTGCCCTCTTTTACCTACGCGGGGTAGCGCCACCAGAAATGAAAACTTCGGACATTTACCGAGGGGTGGTTCCTTTTATTATCATGCAGCTGATTGTTTTGGTCGCTTTGTTTGCTTTTCCGGAACTGGTTACCTTCCTGCCATCGCTGTTGGGCAACTAA